Proteins from a single region of Hypomesus transpacificus isolate Combined female chromosome 9, fHypTra1, whole genome shotgun sequence:
- the csnk2a4 gene encoding casein kinase II subunit alpha: MSGPVPSRARVYTEVNTHRPREYWDYESHVVEWGNQDDFQLVRKLGRGKYSEVFEAINITNNEKVVVKILKPVKKKKIKREIKILENLRGGPNIISLIDIVKDPVSRTPALVFEHVNNTDFKQLYQTLTDYDIRFYMYEILKALDYCHSMGIMHRDVKPHNVMIDHEHRKLRLIDWGLAEFYHPGQEYNVRVASRYFKGPELLVDYQMYDYSLDMWSLGCMLASMIFRKEPFFHGHDNYDQLVRIAKVLGTEDLYDYIDKYNIELEPRFNDILGRHSRKRWERFVHSENQHLVSPEALDFLDKLLRYDHQARLTAREAMEHTYFYPIVKDQSRMAGSANLPGGNTAVSTAGMITGISALPASTALGALTGSPVLSAATTAMSTPMPAAASVPQ, from the exons ATGTCAGGACCCGTGCCTAGCCGGGCCCGCGTGTACACAGAGGTCAACACACACCGCCCCAGGGAGTACTGGGACTACGAGTCTCATGTGGTGGAATGGGG AAACCAAGACGACTTCCAGTTGGTGAGAAAGCTGGGGCGTGGGAAGTACAGtgaggtctttgaagccatcAACATCACAAACAACGAGAAGGTGGTGGTGAAAATACTCAAG CCTGTGAAGAAAAAGAAGATCAAGCGTGAAATCAAGATACTGGAGAACCTGAGAGGAGGGCCTAACATTATCTCCCTCATAGATATCGTTAAAGACCCAGTG TCCCGTACACCTGCCTTGGTCTTTGAACATGTCAACAATACTGACTTTAAG CAATTGTACCAGACTCTAACGGACTACGACATTCGATTCTACATGTACGAAATCCTAAAG GCCCTCGATTACTGCCACAGCATGGGGATTATGCACAGGGACGTGAAACCGCACAACGTGATGATTGATCACGAACACCGCAAG CTGCGCCTTATTGACTGGGGTCTGGCTGAGTTTTACCATCCAGGACAGGAGTACAATGTCAGGGTGGCGTCCCGCTACTTCAAAGGACCCGAGCTGCTAGTCGACTACCAG ATGTATGACTACAGTCTGGATATGTGGAGTCTGGGCTGCATGCTGGCCAGCATGATTTTCAGGAAAGAGCCTTTCTTCCACGGCCATGATAACTATGACCAg TTGGTGAGGATAGCCAAGGTGCTGGGGACTGAAGACCTGTATGACTACATTGACAAGTACAACATTGAGCTGGAACCCCGCTTCAATGACATCCTGGGAAG GCACTCTCGTAAGCGGTGGGAGAGGTTTGTCCACAGCGAGAACCAGCACCTGGTGAGCCCCGAGGCGCTGGACTTCCTGGACAAGCTGCTGCGCTACGACCACCAGGCCCGTCTGACGGCCCGCGAGGCCATGGAGCACACCTACTTCT ATCCTATTGTGAAAGACCAGTCTCGAATGGCGGGTTCAGCTAACCTGCCCGGTGGGAATACAGCTGTGAGCACAGCCGGCATGATCACTG GAATCTCTGCCCTGCCGGCGTCTACTGCCCTGGGCGCGCTGACGGGCTCACCTGTCCTCTCTGCTGCCACCACTGCCATGAGCACCCCCATGCCCGCTGCTGCTAGTGTACCCCAGTAA